The genomic region TTGCGGTCATTCCGGCCTTCCGTTCAGGAAGCCTTCTTCTGTGCTGCTCCGGCGGCCGCATCGCGGCGCTCCCTGAGAACGGTCATCATCCTGGCTATCATGCGCCGGACCTGACCGTATTCGGCGGTGTTTTCTGTCCGCTCGGTCACGGCCTTGAACCGGATCTCGCGCAGGCGGGCACGCGCCTCGCGCAGGCGGTTCTCGATGTCCTTGTCGGCCAGTTCCCGCACTTCAGCCGCTGTGTGAAGCATCTCCATTTAGACGAGTCCTTCCTCACGGTGGATAATCTTGGTGCGGAACGGCAGTTTGGCCTGCGCCAGCTGGAATGCTTCCAGGGCGATCTGGGGCGGCACGCCTTCCATCTCGAACAGCACCCGGCCCGGCTTGACTGGGGTGACCCAGTATTCCGGCGATCCCTTGCCCTTGCCCATGCGGGTTTCAACCGGCTTCTTGGAGATCGGCTTGTCGGGGAATACCCGGATCCAGAGCCTGCCCGCACGCTTCACCTTGCGGGTGATGGCGATACGGCCTGCCTCGATCTGGCGGGCGGTCAGGTTGCCCCGTTCGAGCGACTGGATCCCGATTTCACCAAAGGCGAGATCGGTTCCCCGTTTTGCTTTTCCCCAGTTGCGTCCGCGCTGGACCTTGCGGTAACGGGGTTTGGCCGGCATCAACATGACTGTGTATCTCCTGCTCTCTCAGACCGCGGGCTGCGGGACCGGTGCACTCTGCGTGCGGGCCCCCGGGCTCGGCCGGTCGCCGATGATATCGCCCTTGTAAATCCAGACCTTCACGCCGATGCACCCGTAGGTGGTCTCGGCGCGTGCGTAGCCGTAATCAATGTCGGCACGGAGCGTGTGCAACGGCACCCGGCCTTCCAGATACCACTCGTGACGGGCCATTTCGGCGCCGCCCAGACGGCCGCTGCATGCCACGCGGAACCCCTTGGCGCCGAGCCGCATGGTGGTCTGGACTGCTTTCTTCATCGCCCGGCGGAACGCCACGCGGCGCTGGAGCTGGAGAGCGATGTTCTCGGCCACAAGCTGCGCGTCGATTTCGGCGCGCCGCACCTCGA from Deltaproteobacteria bacterium harbors:
- the rplP gene encoding 50S ribosomal protein L16, coding for MLMPAKPRYRKVQRGRNWGKAKRGTDLAFGEIGIQSLERGNLTARQIEAGRIAITRKVKRAGRLWIRVFPDKPISKKPVETRMGKGKGSPEYWVTPVKPGRVLFEMEGVPPQIALEAFQLAQAKLPFRTKIIHREEGLV
- the rpmC gene encoding 50S ribosomal protein L29 is translated as MEMLHTAAEVRELADKDIENRLREARARLREIRFKAVTERTENTAEYGQVRRMIARMMTVLRERRDAAAGAAQKKAS
- the rpsC gene encoding 30S ribosomal protein S3, which translates into the protein MGQKINPVGFRVGVIRGWESRWFAEGKKYSTQLHEDLKIRDLIKKRLYDAGISKVEIERYPKETKVYIHVARPGLIIGKRGQSLDQLKAELQKLTKSELYIHPIEVRRAEIDAQLVAENIALQLQRRVAFRRAMKKAVQTTMRLGAKGFRVACSGRLGGAEMARHEWYLEGRVPLHTLRADIDYGYARAETTYGCIGVKVWIYKGDIIGDRPSPGARTQSAPVPQPAV